A single region of the Podospora pseudopauciseta strain CBS 411.78 chromosome 1, whole genome shotgun sequence genome encodes:
- a CDS encoding hypothetical protein (COG:S; EggNog:ENOG503NU4Z) yields MAPAVDAATRKRVLRVIFVSLLLDLLSFTFILPLFPKLLEFYRNAEAPLDASAPASKTLLSGVLGYLNAYKAAFARPIESRYDIVLLGGALGSLFSLLQAFASPIIGHLSDRHGRRTALLASMAGNILSVLLWVVAVDFRTFLASRVVGGLSEGNVQIATAIATDISDDTSRGSTMALIGACFSIAFTFGPALGAYLSTVPTVAANPFATAASFSLFLIVTETVYLWFSLPETLPKLTGTDKKSTKSEAKPIRRTNSHFLLNFIHFTFLLFFSGMEFSLPFMTYDLFGYSSASNGRLLGYVGLVASLLQGGVTRRLPPLLSVKTGVLACLAAFAMLGRITTVGGLYLAATCLATTSATVVSGLNALSSFEASEDERGRKLGVMRSWGQLGRGLGPILFTSVYWWAGRGTAYTLGATGIAVVSALVLFGLKTPPGSVKAKTKTSSKVEKSEL; encoded by the exons ATGGCACCAGCCGTAGATGCCGCGACCCGGAAAAGGGTTTTGAGGGTCATCTTTGTTTCCCTGCTGTTAGACTTG CTCTCATTTACCTTCATCCTGCCCCTGTTCCCGAAACTGCTCGAGTTCTACCGCAACGCTGAGGCGCCGCTCGATGCTTCCGCCCCGGCTTCCAAGACTCTGCTTTCCGGCGTGCTGGGCTACCTCAATGCGTACAAGGCCGCCTTTGCGCGTCCGATTGAGTCCCGTTATGATATTGTGCTGCTGGGCGGGGCTCTGGGAAGCTTGTTCTC TCTTCTCCAAGCTTTTGCCTCCCCCATCATTGGTCACCTATCTGATCGCCATGGCCGGCGCACTGCTCTTCTCGCCAGCATGGCAGGCAACATTCTCTCTGTCCTTCtttgggttgttgctgtcgacTTCCGaaccttcctcgcctcccgaGTTGTAGGCGGTCTCTCCGAAGGCAACGTCCAGATCGCTACCGCCATTGCAACCGACATCTCCGATGACACCTCCCGCGGCTCCACCATGGCCCTCATCGGCGCATGCTTCTCCATTGCCTTCACCTTCGGTCCGGCTCTGGGTGCTTACCTCTCTACGGTTCCCACCGTGGCAGCCAACCCGTTCGCTACTGCTGCCTCGTTCTCGCTCTTCCTCATCGTTACCGAGACCGTCTACCTCTGGTTCTCTCTTCCCGAGACCCTCCCCAAGTTGACCGGCACAGACAAGAAGAGCACCAAGTCGGAGGCCAAGCCGATTCGCAGAACCAACTCTCACTTTCTCCTCAACTTTATCCACTTCACTTTCTTACTGTTCTTCTCCGGCATGGAATTCTCTCTGCCCTTCATGACGTATGATCTGTTTGGATATTCCTCGGCCAGTAATGGTCGCCTGCTTGGCTATGTTGGTCTTGTTGCCTCTCTCCTCCAGGGAGGTGTCACTCGCCGTCTTCCACCGCTCCTCTCGGTCAAGACTGGCGTGTTGGCTTGCCTTGCTGCCTTTGCCATGCTCGGTCGCATCACCACCGTCGGTGGTCTGTATCTGGCTGCGACATGCCTCGCTACCACTTCGGCTACTGTTGTTTCTGGCCTGAACGCCCTGAGCAGTTTCGAGGCGAGCGAGGATGAACGCGGCAGGAAGCTGGGTGTTATGAGAAGTTGGGGCCAGCTCGGAAGGGGCCTGGGGCCAATTTTGTTCACCAGTGTGTACTGGTGGGCCGGGAGAGGCACAGCCTACACCCTCGGTGCGACGGGCATTGCGGTGGTGAGTGCTCTGGTGTTGTTCGGGTTGAAGACGCCACCTGGGTCGGTGaaggccaagaccaagaccTCGTCGAAGGTGGAGAAGAGTGAGCTTTAG
- a CDS encoding hypothetical protein (EggNog:ENOG503NWAS; COG:J) gives MSDSGSLRGAYTPGRTATAYRKPKKQHFGRAGSAIKMAACSISRVMNHLLIQLGAFAWLSESPAWALSNAFDVREASIDSVHNALFAQITTCREIVSAFIARVEEFNPTVNAIISLNPEALSIANKLDERIAAGNVTGSLFCIPVVLKDNYDAVGTNTTGACLDLANSKPLEDAPTVTALRNAGAVILGKANLHEMALEGLTVSSLGGQTVNPYDKTRTPGGSSGGTGAAVASNFAIFGTGTDTVNSLRSPANAGSLFSFRPTRGLISRAGVIPVSFTQDTVGAIARNPKDLAVALTVMASVGFDPNDNVTALVPPEVRGRDYSASLYGGSLTGRRFGFLDGFLNHTASAETTPVNDVMADMVEKLKGAGATVVNITESIYNTVTLAALDVQIYEFREVLDAYLARPRLGGSPRPDSFAELYNSGRFLVIPGQSGMIRSSLVSSTANTAYLDSLRKIQDLTQALDATFVRNNLDALIYPQQKNLVVKTGSPSQSGRNGILAALTGRPVVHVPAGFSPPSEDAPIGVPIGMEILGRPFAEGLLLNIANHIAEKFPMRRMPPFANGTVEARAYESVPVIRPDTGNIPGVYPIGVF, from the exons ATGAGTGACTCTGGATCACTGCGGGGCGCTTACACACCTGGACGGACAGCCACCGCATATCGCAAACCTAAGAAGCAACATTTTGGACGGGCAGGTTCAGCCATAAAG ATGGCAGCTTGTTCCATATCACGAGTCATGAACCATCTTCTGATCCAACTCGGAGCCTTTGCTTGGCTTTCTGAGTCTCCTGCATGGGCGCTCAGCAATGCGTTTGATGTCCGAGAAGCTAGTATCGACAGTGTGCACAATGCCTTGTTCGCCCAAATCACTACCTGCAGAGAGATTGTCTCGGCGTTCATCGCGCGTGTCGAGGAGTTCAACCCAACTGTCAATGCCATCATCTCGCTGAACCCAGAGGCGTTGTCGATCGCGAACAAGCTGGACGAGCGGATTGCCGCCGGCAATGTCACGGGCTCGCTTTTTTGCATCCCAGTGGTGCTCAAGGATAACTACGATGCTGTCGGGACGAACACAACGGGGGCTTGCCTTGACCTTGCCAACAGCAAGCCGTTGGAGGATGCCCCGACCGTCACAGCTCTGAGAAACGCCGGTGCTGTCATTCTCGGCAAGGCAAACCTCCACGAAATGGCTCTTGAGGGCTTGACCGTCTCGTCTCTGGGCGGCCAGACCGTCAACCCGTACGACAAGACTCGGACGCCAGGAGGAAGCAGTGGGGGGACTGGAGCAGCGGTGGCCTCCAACTTCGCCATCTTTGGCACGGGGACTGACACGGTAAACTCACTGAGAAGTCCTGCCAATGCGGGCTCGTTGTTTAGTTTTCGCCCTACGAGGGGCCTGATTTCTCGTGCCGGAGTGATTCCCGTCAGCTTCACACAGGACACTGTCGGCGCGATTGCTCGCAATCCGAAGGATCTGGCTGTTGCGCTGACTGTTATGGCAAGTGTGGGATTTGACCCCAATGATAACGTCACGGCCTTGGTCCCGCCAGAGGTGCGGGGCAGGGACTATTCAGCCTCGTTGTATGGTGGTAGTCTGACGGGTCGACGGTTCGGTTTCCTAGACGGCTTCTTGAACCATACCGCCTCTGCCGAGACGACTCCGGTCAACGATGTCATGGCTGACATGGTAGAAAAGCTGAAAGGAGCCGGTGCCACAGTTGTCAACATCACCGAATCCATCTACAACACTGTCACCCTTGCAGCCCTCGACGTCCAAATCTACGAGTTCAGGGAGGTCCTCGACGCCTACCTCGCCCGGCCACGACTCGGCGGCTCCCCTCGCCCAGACAGCTTCGCCGAGCTGTACAACAGCGGCAGATTCCTCGTCATCCCGGGCCAGTCAGGCATGATTCGATCCTCCCTTGTCTCCTCCACCGCTAACACAGCCTATCTCGACTCCCTCCGCAAAATCCAGGACCTCACCCAAGCATTGGACGCAACCTTTGTCAGGAACAACCTCGACGCGTTGATCTATCCCCAGCAAAAAAACCTCGTCGTCAAGACTGGCTCCCCGTCCCAGAGCGGGAGGAATGGGATTCTGGCCGCGTTGACTGGGCGGCCGGTGGTTCACGTACCGGCGGGCTTCTCGCCTCCGTCGGAGGACGCGCCGATTGGTGTACCGATAGGGATGGAGATACTGGGGAGGCCGTTtgcggaggggttgctgttgAATATCGCGAATCATATTGCTGAGAAGTTTCCTatgaggaggatgccgcCGTTTGCTAATGGGACGGTGGAGGCGAGGGCGTATGAGAGTGTGCCGGTTATCAGGCCGGATACGGGGAATATTCCGGGGGTGTATCCTATTGGGGTGTTTTAA